The DNA region TCCGTCGAGGCGATGCTGGCGGCGCCGGACGCGCCCGCGAAGGTGCTCGCCCACAGGGCGTACGTCGAGGCCGCGCTGCCCGTCGTGGCCGTCGCGAAGGACGTGGACCTGCCGGAGCTCGACGATCGGCTCTGCGCCACGCCCCGCGACCCCGCGCGGCTGGTCGAGCTGTCCGACCGCTGGGGCCTCGACTCGCCGCTCAACCGGCTGTTCGCCGCTCTCGACAAGGCATGCGAAACCACGCCCCCGTCATAGGGACGCGCGGGACCGATATGACGACGCGTGTGTTTCCCTGACGCCGTTACCCGACGTCAGGGAAACGCACGGCCGGAATTAGGTCGTCTGCTGCGGGCAGAAGCACACGCAGCTGCCGTCGCTGACGTCGCAGCCGCCAGGGAGGATCAGCGCGTCGGCGATCGGGTCCGTGCAGACGCAGCTGCCGTCGCTGACAGTCCTCAGCTGCGGCGCGCCACCGGCGACGCGGCGCATCTCGTCGGTGGACAGCTCCGTCAGGTGCTCGGCACGGAGTGTGAGCTTCCTCATTTGTCGCTCCCCTCTAGTGGGCGAAAGAATTCGCCACGACGGCGGCGAGAGTAGTGACGGCCGATGCCGGTGTAAAGCGGTACGAATGACGACTTTCCGGATTTTCCGGCGCGTGCCAGAGTTCCGCCATGGGGGCCCTGCTGACCGGCACCGCGGGCGACCGCGCGGTCGACGCGGCGTGCGCGATCGCGGCCGCGCTGTCGGCCGCTCCGCCGGCAGCGGGCTCGGCCGACGCCGCTCCGACGCTGAGCGGCGTCCTCGGCGCCGCGCTCTTCTGCACGGCGCTCGGCGAGGCCACGGGCGACAGCGCGTACACCGGCACCGCCGCCACGCTCCTCGACGACGCGGTGGCGCAGGTCGCGGAGCTGGAGCACCCCACGATCGGCCTGTACGGCGCCCCGATCGGCCTGGCGTGGGCCGACGCGGTGCTCCGCCCGCGGGTCGTACCGGACGACCAGGACGAAGGCGAGACGGACGTCGACAGGTTCGTGGGCAACGCGCTCGCGCGGGAGCGTTGGCCGTGGCCGAACGACCTCCTGCACGGGCTCGCCGGCCTCGGCATGTACGCCCTCGCCCGCCTCCCGCGCGAAGCGGCGCGCCGCGACCTGGCGCGCGTCGTGGCGCACCTCGCGGCGCTCGCGGAGGAGGACGAGGCCGGCGTCGCGTGGCGGTTCGTGCCGGCGCCCGGCAGCTCGTTCCGGTTCAACGAGTTCCGGCCGGAGGGCAACGTCAACCTCGGCTTCGCCCACGGCATGCCGGCGATCGTGACGTTCCTCGCGGCGGCCCATCGGACGGGCGTCCCCGGCGCGGGCGAGCTGCTCGGACCCGCGGTGCGCTGGGTCGTGGCGCAGCGCCTGCCGCCGGGCGAACGGTCGGCGTTCCCCGCGTACGTCGTCCGCGGCAGGCCCGCGACGGGCACGCGGCTGGCGTGGTGCTACGGCGACCCCGGCGTCGCGGTCGCGCTGCTCGCCGCCGGGGACGCGCTGGGCGACGACGACCTCGTCGCCCTCGCCGGCGAGATCGCCCGAGGATGCGCGGCGCAGGCCGACGACGGCGTCGACGGCGCGACGCTCTGCCACGGGTCGGCCGGGCTCGGCCACGTGTTCCACCGCCTCGGGCGGGCCCTCGGCGACGAGCACGTGCTCGGCCTCGCGCGGCACTGGTTCGGCGTCGCCCTCGACCGCCACCTCCCCGGCCTGCTCGTCGTGGACCGTACGCGGGCCAAGGAGCTGGTCGCGGCCGGGAGCACGCTCGTCGTCGAGCCCGGCTACGGCTTCCTCTCCGGCGCCGCCGGCGCGGGCCTGGCACTGCTCGCCGCGACGAGCGACGAGGAGCCGTGGTGGGACGGCGCGCTGCTCGTCCAGCCGCCGGGGACGTGGCCGGTACGCCGGTAGGCGACGATGGGGGCATGAGGCCGTTCTCCGTCGCGCACCGCGCGGCCGACGTCGCGGACGTCACCGGCGAGGTGCTCGACGTGCTCGTCGTCGGCGCGGGCGCGACCGGCGCGGGCGTCGCGCTCGACGCGGCCTCCCGCGGGCTGTCGGTCGCCGTCGTCGACCGGGGCGACCTCGCGAGCGGCACGTCGAGCAAGTCGAGCAAGCTCATCCACGGCGGCCTGCGCTACCTCGAGAACTACGACGTCCTGCTCGTCTACGAAGGCGTCAACGAGCGCGAGCTGCTGCAGCGCCTCGCGCCGCACCTCGTACGGCCGATGGAGTTCGTCTACCCGATCCTCCCCGACACCGATCGCGTGCGGATGGTGGGGCTGGGGCTGACGACGTACGACGTCCTCGCCGGCTGGCGCAACGTGAAGCGGCACGACCGCATCAGTGCCGAGGAGGCCGTCGCGAAGGCGCCGGCCCTCGCGCCGAGCGACGTGCTGCGCGCGTACGTCTACGGCGACTGCGCCACCGACGACGCCCGCCTCGTCCTCGCCAACGTCGTCGCCGCGCGGCGCTTCGGCGCGACCGTGCTGACGTACGCCGAGGTCGTGTCGTTGCTGACCGACGACGGGCGCGTGGCAGGCGCCACGGTGGCGGACAGGCTGACCGGGGAGACGTACGACGTCCGCGCCCGCCACGTCGTCAACGCCACCGGCGTCTGGGTCGACACCCTCCTCGCGCTGGAGGACCCGGCGCACCAGGGCGTCGTACGGCCGAGCAAGGGCGTGCACCTCGTCGTGCCGCACCACCGGGTGCCGCTGACCGAGGCCGCGATCCTCATGCCGTCGAGGCAGGGCGACGGGAGGAGCATGTTCGCGATCCCGTGGGGGCGGCAGACGATCCTCGGGACGACGGACACGGCGTACGACGGTCCTCTGGACGGTGTGTCCGTCGGCGAGCAGGACGTCGAGTACGTCCTCGGCGCCTGCAACGCGCTCTTCCACTCGTCCCTGTCGGCCGGGGACGTGGTAGGCGCGTGGGCGGGGTGCCGGCCGCTGCTGCGCGGCTCGTCCGAGGCGATGAGCGACCTGTCGCGGCGCCACGCGCTGTCCGAGGGCCCGACAGGGCTGCTCACCATCACCGGCGGCAAGCTGACGACGTACCGCCGCATGGCCAAGGACGTCGTCGACCGCATCGTGGACCGCGACGGCGTGAAAGCGCGCTGTCGCACCGACGAGATCGCGCTCGGGTCGTCGCGGCAGTACGACGACGTCGTCGCGGAGGTCGCCGGAGCGGCGCAGGCGCTCGGCGTGGGCGACGAGGAGGTCGCGGCGACGCTCGTACGCCAGCACGGCGAGGCGGCCGCGGACGTGCTGTCCCTGGCGCTGGAGAGCGGCCTCGTCTCGCCGCTGTCGGCGTCGGCGTGCCACCTCATGGCGGAGGTGCTGTACGCCGCGCGGCACGAGGGCGCGGCGACGCTGGAGGACGTGTTCTCGCGGCGTACGCGGCTGGCGTTGCGGGCGAAGGACGCCGCCCTGCCGGTCGCCCTCGACGCCGCCCTGGTGCTGGCGCGAGAGATAGGGCGCGACGAGGCGTGGGCGGCGGAGCAGGTGGCGGCGTACGAGGCCGCCGTACGCCGCGAGCGCGGCGCCATCGGGCTCGAGCCCTGACGACGCCGCGCCCGCGGGCACCGCTACGTGTGCGACAGCAGCAGGCCGCCGGAGACGCGGAACCTCGTGGCCCCGGTCGTGCAGTCGTTGCCGGGGTCCTCGTTGATCGCGAGCTCGCCCTGCACCTGGCCCTGGAACGTCAGCGTCCCGCCCTGCCAGACGAACGTGAACTGGTGCCCGGTCGCCGACGTGCCGGCACCGGTGGCAAGGCCGCAGTTGCCCGCGACCGTCCCGGCGAACGACTCGGGCACCGGGAAGGCCGTGCAGTGCCCCGTCACAGGGAACGCCATCGTGAAGCTGGTCGTCGTCGGCCCGCCGAACCCGACGAAGAACATGGGGTGGCCGGTCCTGAAGGTGCCCGTACCGATGCAGACGTTGGTGTGCGCCTGCGCGGGTGCGGCGGCCCCGAGGGTCAGCAGGCCGACGATCGTCGTGACGGCGAGCGCGCGCACCGTACGCGTGATGGACATGGTTTCCTCCCGTTTTGTGCCGGATCTCCGACGCGCGGGAGTCTGCTCGCGCCCGGCGTCCGCTGAGAAGCGCTATTACGGAAACTCGTCACCGCGACTTTCGGTCAAGCGCCCGCCAAGACGGCCCGTCCGGGCCATTGCGCGGGCGACCTCCCGGGCGGATAACGGCCTCGGACCCGTATCCGCGAGGAGGCCACGATGGCCATCGTCCTGAGCATGACCGCGCCCGACCGCACGTCGTACGAGGCGGTGATGGACCTGCTCGACCTCGACGACAACCCGCCAAGCGGCCTCGTCGTGCACACCGCGTCGCAGACCGCCGACGGCGTCCGCGTCCTCGACGTGTGGGAGACCCAGGCGGACCTCGACACGTTCTTCGAGACGCGGCTGGGCAAGGCGATCGCCGAGGTCGGGATGGAGCCGCCGCCGCCGGACATCACCGAGACGTTCAACGTCTACATCCCCTAGATCTTCGGACGCAGCGCCTTCGGCAGCAGCACGAACGCCGTGGCGCGCGCTCGCGTCTAGAGCCAGGTCCAGGTCTCGAGCATCGCGAGGCCGGTGTCCTGGACCACCGCGTCGCCCGGGTCGCCGAGCACACCCGCGCCATAGAGCGTGCCGTCGTGGACGAAGCGGTACTCGCGGATGATCCGCAGCCCGACCTTCATGTCGACGAACGCCGCCGGCATCCCCGCGATCGTCGTACGCCGCACCGGCCCGACCGCGATGTCGACGTCGCTCAGGGCCTTCACCGGATCGGCGGGCCTGTCGTCCCACCGCCGCGCGAGGAACGCGCCCTTCGGCAGCACCACCGTCGCCATCTGGTCGGGGCTCTCGCCGCCGATGCGACCGGTCGCCGGGGCCTGGAACGAGAATCCCGCGTGCCCCGCCACCGGTGCGCGCGTGACCGTGCGCCCGAGCGGGACCTGCGCACCCCCGGGGGCGACGCTGACGTACGGCACCTCGTCGCGTGCCGTCACGGCGCGCGCGGTCACGGCGGCGCCCATGCCCGCCGCCGTCACAAGGGTGACGGCGAGCACCGTCCGGATCGTCCCCACATCTGCCCTTCGGCACGAACCGGTCAGATCTTCAGCCGTAGCGCCTTCGGCAGCAGCTCGAACGTCGCCGGCGTACGCCCCGCCACCACGTCGTCGACGGCCACCAGCGCCGGCGGCGTCGCGACGACCTCCGCGCGCTTCTGCCGCCACTGGCTCACGTGCTCGCTCGGCAGGTGCTCGCCGCGCAGCATCAGCGGCTGCGCGCTGAACGGCAGCGTCCGCGGCCCCGCCCACACCTGCACGTCCCACGCGCCGTCGTCGGGCAGCGCCGTCGGCGCGGCGCGCAGGCCGCCGTACGCGTACTGCCCGTTGGCGAGCCGCACCTGCGTCGCCTCGGCGTGGTACTCCGCGAACGTCATGTCGACGTCGTACGTCGTCGCCTTGTGCCGCGCCAGCGCGCGGTACCACGCGAGGAGGTTGCCGACCCGGCCGCCGCGCATCCGCCTCGTCGCCTCGGCGCCGAGGCCGACGACGGCGTCGTTGAAGACGTACGTCTCCCCCTCGCTCGTCCGCGCCACGCCCACGTCGATCCGCAGCACCCGCGGCCCGGCGAGGAGGATCGCCGCGGCCTCGCCGTTGGTGTCGATGCCGAACGACCGCGCGAAGTCGTTGCGCGCCCCGCCGGGGAACACCCCCGCGACCAGCTCCGTGCCGACCAGCGCGGGCAGCCAGCGTACGAGTGACGCCTGGCCGCCGCAGTGCACGAGGAACCGCTCTCCCTCTGCCACCAGGCCGTCCACCGTCGCGCGCGGGTCCGTGCCGAGGCCGACGCGGCGGAACGCCACGTCCTTCGCCCGCAGCGACGTCTCGAACTCCTGCTGCTGCGCCGGCTCCGCCGCGTCCTTCGACGGGATCAGGAGTACGGGGTCGCCGAGCGGGTGCGTCACGCGAGCCTTCCAGCAGCGAGGACGAGGAGGTCGGTCGCGCCGAGCGCGCGGCCTGCCGAGGCGCAGGCCGTGACGGCAGGCGCGTCGAGGGCGTCGAGCTCGTCGCGGCGTACGGCGGCCACGGCCTCCGCACCCTCGCGGTCGACCAGCGGGTACGCCGCCCCCGCCCCCGAACACCGTGTGTCGATCCCGGTGGCGGCGGGCTCGCGGACGTCGTGGCCGAGCGCGCGCAGGATCGCGGGACCCTCTTCGACCACGCCGAGGGCGCGGGTCAGCGTGCACGGCGCGTGCCACGCGACGGCGCCGCCGGACGAGGTCAGCGGGAGCGACCCGATGACCGACGCGAGCCACTCGACGGCGGTCGTCACCGTCGGCGCAGAGAGGCCGAGGCGCGGCCACTCGTCGCGCATCATCCGCGCGCAGGACGGCGAGGCGACGACGACGCGGTCGGCGCCCGCGAGACCGGCCGCCGCGCGTGACGCGAGGGCGACGGTCTCCGCGGTCAGGCCGAGGTCGTGGGTCACCGCGCCGCAGCAGTCGTCGTCCGCCTCGCACCGCACCCGCTCCCCCGCTGCCGTGAACAACGCCACCGCGGCAAACCCCACGTCCGTGCCGTCGGTGGGACAGCCGAGCCAGAGGACGGTCGCGGCATCGGCGCCGTTCCGCGGGTGCGGCTCCGTACGCGGCGTGCCGGTCGCCGCGATCCGCTCGCGCAGCGCGGCGGCGGCGGGCAGCAGGACGCCCGCGTCGGCCGCGGCCGCGCGTGCGGCGCGGGACTCCTCGGGGAGGTTGGTGCCTGGCAGGCAGGGCTGCGCGCAGGCGAGGCAGCCGGTGCACGACGCGACCTGCTCGGCCAGCGGCAGTGACCAGCCGGTCGACGTGCCGCGTACGACGGCGTCGCTGATCCGCCACGGCTGCACCGCCTCGCGTCCCGTGCCCGCCGCGACGGGACACTGAGGCCGGCAGAGCTTGGGGCAGAGCGAGCAGAGCGACGCCTGCGCCAGCGGGTCGTCGTGGCGGGGTACGGGCTCCGTACGCCGCGTTATGGTCGGCAGCGGCGTCATAGCCCGAGCTTCCCCGGGTTGCAGACGCCGGCCGGGTCGAGCGCGGCCTTCACGGCGCGGAGCACGCCGTACCCCGCGCCCATCTCGGCCGCGAGCCACGGCGCGCGCGCCTGGCCCACGCCGTGGTGGTGTCCGATCGTGCCGCCCGCCGCCGCGCACGACGTCATGGCAGCAGCCCACGTCGCGTCGTACCGCTCGAGGGCCTCCGACGGCGAGGCGGCGTCGTACGCGAACGACCAGTAGACCGACGCCCCCTCCGGGTAGCAGTGCGACACGTGCGCGAACACGACGCTCGCGTGCTCCGACATCGCGGCCTTCATGGCGTCGTACACGCCCGGCAGCCGCGACCAGAGCGCGGCGACCTCGATGGTGTCGGCGACGCCGTTCGGGCCGAGGAGCTGGCCGGAGAGGACGCGCGGGAGGTTGAACGACACGTCGTAGCGGTGCGCCCACCAGTGCTCGCCGGGCTCCGGTCCCAGATCCGTTGCGGCAGAGCAGGATCGACGCAGTACGGCCTCCTCCGCGGCCACGACGTCGGGGTCGCCCTCGCAGGCCGTGACGAGCAGCGCGCCGCCCTCGCGGCCGAGCACGAGCGTCGTGTCGAGCTCGTCGTAGAGCCGGAGGACGGCGGGACGCGCGCCGGTGCGCATGACGTCGCGCAGCGCGCCCAGACCGTCGGTCAGCGAGGGGAAGAGCCAGCCGCCGAAGCGGCGTGCGGCCGGCAGCGGCGACAGCCGGAACGTCACCTCCGTCACCACCCCCAGCGTGCCCTCCGCGCCGGCAAGGAGGCGCCACACATCAGGCCCGGCGGCGGTGCGCGGGGCGGGGTTCGTACGCCACACCGTGCCGTCGGGCAGCACCGCCTCGAGCGCGACGACGAGGTCCTCGGCCTTGCCGTACCGCGTCGACAGCTGCCCCGCGCCGCGCGCCGCGACCCAGCCTCCGACCGTCGAGCACATGATCGACGAGGGGAAGTGACCGACCGTCCAGCCGCGCGCGTTGACCGCCGCCTCGACGTCGGGCCCGAGCGTCCCCGCGCGGAACGACGCGACCCCCGACTCCTCGTCCAGCGCGACGAGACCGGCGAGGCCGGAGAGGTCCAGCAGCACTCCCCCGCGGACCGCCACGGCACCGCCGACGACACCGGAGCCTGCGCCGTACGGCGTCACCGGCACCCCGCTCGCGGACGCCCACGCGAGCACCGCCGACACCTCGGCCGTGGAGTCAGGGCGTACGACCACGTCGGGCTCGGGCGCCGCCTCACCGCACCGTTCCGCCAAAGCCAGGCGGGGCCAGCAGTCACGGGCGTGGGCGCGGCGTTCGGCGGCGTCGGCGCGCACCCGCTCGGGCGGCACGACACCCGCGAGCGCGGCGACGAGGTCCACGCTGGAAACCTACCGGCGCGGCTACGTGGCCCGGATCGCGTCGCCGTACGTGCGCGCGGAGAGATGGTCCGCGTGGCCCGGGAGATAGACGCGGTACAGGTGCGACCCCTGGCGCGGCGTGAACGTGAACGTCGCGCTCCCCGTCGCGGTCAACGGGGTGCTGGTGATCGTGAGCCAGCCGCTGGTGCCGGCGCGCTGCAGGTAGAACCGGAACCCCGCGTGGGCGGGCCGGACCCGCGCCCTGATCGTCACCTTCGTGCCGTACCGCACGTCGACGTCGGAGATGGTGCCGGTGATGACGGGGTTCACGAGGAGGCGCTGCGTGCCGCCGCTCGTCGACCCGAGGTACGCCGCGTCGGGCGGCACGAACCGCGCCTGGTACTCCATGTTCACCGTCGCGTACGCGAGGAAGAACGCGTCACCGCTCGTGTTGGTCAGGTCGGTGCCCGCGTACCGCCACGTCGTCGTACCGAGCGGGCGCCGGTAGAACCGCACCGGCTGGCTCGACGCGCCGCGGCCGCCGTGCCGCAGCTGCGCCTTGATCGCGTACTTCGTGCCGTACGGCATGACCGGCATCGCCGTGGAGACGGCGAGCGTCGTCTTGCCGGACATGCGCACCGCGTCGGCGACGATCGGCATCCCCGCGGTCCCGGACGCGCTGGACATCTCCAGGGGCGACATCGGGCTGAGGTCGCGGTCGCCCAGGGAGACCCAGGTCCCCTTCGCGGCCTCCTGGTCGACGGTCCTGTCGCCGGCGGCGCTGGAGGAGTACGTCACCGTCCCGAGGGTCGCGTCGCCCAGCGCAGGGACGTAGACCGAGACGCGGTACCTGCCCTGCACGCGCGGCGCCCACTCGACGACGGTCTCCGCGGCACCGACGGCGGTCGTCGTGGTCCACCGGGCCCGCCCGATGACCCCGGTCCCCTTCGCGAGCTCCCACGCCGCGCACTGGAAGCACGTGACGTTCCTGCCGTCCGGGCCGGTGTGCCCGTTCGGGTACGTCGTGTTCGGCGCCGGCGTCGTCGCGAGCGAGTGCGTCGGCGCGGCGACGGTGCTCGTAACGGCGCCGGTCGCGGCGTCGTAGAAGACGAACTCCTTCGCCGGGGAGAACCTCGCCTGGAACGCGCCGGGGAACACGTACGACGGGTCCGCGTCCTGCGGCTTCGTGAACCAGTACGGCCGCAGCGCGGGGAAGTTCGGGGCGTGGCGGAACGGGTCGGCGACGACGTTCGCGACCGTCGTCGGGTACGCCGGGTCGCTGCCGCAGGACCGGTAGCCGCAGATCGCGTGGAACCAGTTCTCGACGACGTCCGGACCATCGGGGACGCCCCCCGCGGGCGGGGCCTCGAGCGTCGCGTCCCACTGCTCGCGCAGGAGCCGCGCGCCCTCGCCGGCGTTGTAGACGTAGTCGGCGGCGAGGCGTACCTGGTCCGCGGGCGCGTAGCCCGTGGTGTCCACCTGGAGCAGCCCGACCTCGCACGCGGCCTCGTTCGCGAAGTACGGCGTGTCGTTGCCGCGGAACTGCCGCCACTTCGCCTCGACATACGCGACGGCGCGCAGCACCGGCTTCGGGACGCCGTGCGCAGCCGCGGCGGCGTCGAGCGCGGCACTGACCTGCGGCGTCGTGGGCTGTCTGCCGCGGACGTCGAGGACCGCCTGCGGGCAGGAGGCCGGCGCGGCCGACGCGGGCACTGGCCCGCTCAGCGCGAGAACGAGCACAGGCACGAGCACGCGACGCACGTGGACTCCCCCCACGACAGGCGCCATCCGGCGCCCCGCCATGCTACGAGCGCCGGCGGGCGGCCGGAGCGTTTCCGCGGACTACGTGACCTTCAGCGTCAGCCGCGCGCTGGTGCCGGTCGTGTGGTCCGCGTGCGCGGGGAGGACGACCCGGTAGTAGTACGTCCCCGCCGTCGTCCGCGACACCGCGAACGACGTGCTGCTCGCGCTGCCGAGCGCCTTGGACGCGGCGTTCTGCCAGGCGCCGTTGACGAGGCGCTGGAGGTAGACCGTGCGCCCCGCGTGCGACGGCGCGACGGAGACCGACAGCGTCGTCGCGGTGCCGCGCGGCACCGAGGTCCTGGCGAGCGTCGCGGTGACCTTGGGCCGCACGTCCACCCGCCGGTTGCCGCTCGCGACGCTCACCCACGCGGCGTCGGGGGCGGTGAAGCGGGCGGTGTACTCGGCGTTGACCGACGGCTTCACCGAGATCGCGACGGTGCCGCCGGCGGACGTGACGTAGGTGCCGATCGGCGACCACGTCGTCGTGCCCGCGGCGCGCTTGTACAGCTTGACGCTCCGCCCCGCGACGGCGGACCCGCCGTGCGTCAGCTTCGCGGTCAGCGTGGTCGCGGCGCCGTACGTCAGCGTCGTCGCCGTGGTCGTCACCGAGAGCGTCGGGACGGCGGACAGACGCAGCGCGTCGGCCACGATCTTCCTGCCGGCGACGGTGCTGTGGTCGCCCACCCACACCGGCGCGGCGGCCGACAGCGAGCGCCTGCCGAGCGAGACCCACGCGTTCTTGTGGTCGTTCTGCGCCACGGTCTGCGTGGCCGTGCCGAGGTGGTACGTCGCCGTCGCCAGCGTGTCCGTGCCGATCGCCGGAATGTACGCCCGCACGTCGTAGGTGCCGGTCCGCGGCGGGATCCACGTGACCTTCGCGGCATCGTTGCCGGTCACCGAGTTGGTCCAGTGCGCCGACCCCGCGATGCCCGTGCCCTCCACGGGCCGCCAGAACGCACAGTCGGTGCACGAGACGCCGAGGCCGTTGGGGCCGTAGCCGCCGGGGCCGTAGCCGGGGAACGGCGTGCTGCCGAGGTGCGTACGGATGTCCACCGTGCCGGAGACGACGCCGGTGTCGGGGTCGTAGAAGACGAACCTGTCGGGGTCGTGCTGCGCCTGGAAGCCCCATGGGAAGTCGTACGACGCGTCCGCCTCGTACGGCGTCGTGAAGCCGCCCGGTGGCATGTGCCCGAGGATCGCGCTCGGGACGCCGAGCTGGAACGGCCGCTTGATCAGCTCCGCGACGGGATGCGCGTAGGCCATGTCGGCGGAGCCGAGGCAGCCGTTGTAGCGGCAGATCGCGGCGTACCAGTTCTCGATGACGTCGGGGTCGTCGAGGGCGTAACCGGCAGGCGCGGGGTGCGTCTGCTTCTGCAGCTCGACCCACTTGCCCTTGAGGTGCTTCGCGCCCTCGGCGACGTTGAACGCCACGTCGCTCGCGAGCTGCACGCCGTCCGTGCGGTTGCCGAGCGTGAGCTGCATGACGCCGATGCCGCACACGTCGTCGGCGCCGGAGATGAGCGGCCGCCCGTCGGCGTGGAACTGCCGCCAGCCCGACTCCTTGAACGCGATCGCCTTGAGCACCTGCGGGGGGATGCCGTTCGCCTCCGCGCTGTCCTCGAGCAGGCCGGCGAGGGTGGCGTACGACACGTTGCTGCCGCGGACGTCGAGCACCTCCTGCGGGCAGGCCGCCTCGCCGGCGTACGACACCGCGGGAACGCCGAGCAGAGCGGCGGCGAGCAGCGGGACGAGCAGACGGCGCATGAGAGGTTCCCCCGGGTCAGACGACGGACGAGTACGCGACGACGCCCCGCCGCAGCGACCCGATCGCCGAACGCGCGGTGGCGCGTACGGGACTGTTCTCCGCGGCGACGTCCGCCACCTGCGAGAGCAGGTCGAGGAGCATCTTCGCCCAGCGTACGAAGTCACCGGCCGTCAGGTCCGACTCCTGCAGCACGGCCTCGAGCCGCGCGCCCGCCGCCCACCGGTGCGCCGCCCACGCGAAGCCCAGGTCGGGCTCGCGCAGGAAGTCCAGCCGCTGGTCCTCCTCGGCCGCCTTGAGCCGCGCCCACTGCCGCACCATCTCGGCCACGGTCTCGCGTACGGCGCCCCCGGGGATCTTGGGGGCGGCGTCGACCTGCCCGCGCGCCTCGTACACGAGCACCGACACGCAGGCGGCCAGCTCCGGCGGCGTGAGGTCGTCCCAGACGCCGGAACGCAGGCACTCCACGACGAGCAGGTCGGACTCGTTGTAGACCTGCGCGAGCTGCTTGCCGCTGGGCGTGACGGTCTCGCCCGTGACGTAGCCGAGCGACTCCAGCAGCGCCACCACCGAGTCGAACGTCCGCGCGATCGAGTTGGTGCGCCCGCGCACCTTCTGCCGCAGCGTCTCCGTGTCGCGGCGCAGCTTCTGCCAGCGCTCCGCCCAGCGCGCGTGGTCCTCGCGCTCCTCGCAGCCGTGGCACGGGTGCGCGCGCAGGTCGCGGCGGATGCGCGCGATGTCGGCGTCGTCGGCCGCCGCGGCGCGCGGCTTGCGGGGGCGCTCGCCGTTGGCGTCGAGGCCGAGGTTGCGCAGGCTCGACGCGAGGTCCCTGCGCGCCTGCGGCGAGCGCGCGTTGAAGTTGCGCGGCACCTTGACGCGCCCGAGGGGCTGGACCGGCGACGAGAACTCCACCGTCGACAGCCGCTTGACCTGCCGGTCCTCCAGCAGCACGAACGGCCGCGGGTCCTCGCTCGTCGACAGCCCTGGGTCGAGCACGACGGCGAGCCCCGCGCGGCGCCCTGACGGCACGCGTACGACGTCGCCGATCCGCAGCGACTCCAGCGACCGCACGGCGTCGATCCGCCGCTGCGCCGCCGAGTCGCGGGCCAGCGTCGCCTCGCGGTCCTTGAGCTTCTGCCGCAGGCCCGAGTACTCCAGGAAGTCGCCGAGGTGGCAGGTCATCGCCTCCTCGTAGCCCTTCAGCGCCTCCTCGTTGCGGGCGACCTGGCGGGCGAGCCCGACGACCGCCTTGTCCGCCTGGAACTGCGCGAACGACGACTCCAGCAGCGCCCGCGCCCGCTCTCTCCCCACGCTTCCGACGAGGTTGACGGCCATGTTGTACGACGGCCGGAAGGAGCTCCTCAACGGATAGGTACGCGTCGAGGCGAGGCCCGCCACCGCGAGCGGGTCGAGGCCAGGCTGCCAGAGCACGACGGCGTGCCCCTCGACGTCGATGCCGCGCCGGCCCGCGCGCCCGGTCAGCTGCGTGTACTCACCGGGCGTGATGTCGGCGTGCGTCTCGCCGTTCCACTTCACGAGGCGTTCGAGGACGACCGATCGCGCCGGCATGTTGATGCCGAGCGCGAGGGTCTCGGTCGCGAAGACCGCCTTGACCAGGCCGCGGACGAACAGCTCCTCCACGCACTCCTTGAACGTCGGGATGAGGCCGGCGTGGTGGGCCGCGACACCGCGTTCGAGGCCTTCGAGCCACTCCCAGTAGCCGAGGACGGCGAGGTCCTCCTCGGGCAGCTCCGTGCAGCGCAGCTCGACGTACTCGCGGACGCGCTCGCGCTCCTCCATCGAGTTCAGGCGCAGGCCGCCGCGGAGGCACTGCTGCA from Frankiaceae bacterium includes:
- a CDS encoding FAD-binding oxidoreductase, whose protein sequence is MDLVAALAGVVPPERVRADAAERRAHARDCWPRLALAERCGEAAPEPDVVVRPDSTAEVSAVLAWASASGVPVTPYGAGSGVVGGAVAVRGGVLLDLSGLAGLVALDEESGVASFRAGTLGPDVEAAVNARGWTVGHFPSSIMCSTVGGWVAARGAGQLSTRYGKAEDLVVALEAVLPDGTVWRTNPAPRTAAGPDVWRLLAGAEGTLGVVTEVTFRLSPLPAARRFGGWLFPSLTDGLGALRDVMRTGARPAVLRLYDELDTTLVLGREGGALLVTACEGDPDVVAAEEAVLRRSCSAATDLGPEPGEHWWAHRYDVSFNLPRVLSGQLLGPNGVADTIEVAALWSRLPGVYDAMKAAMSEHASVVFAHVSHCYPEGASVYWSFAYDAASPSEALERYDATWAAAMTSCAAAGGTIGHHHGVGQARAPWLAAEMGAGYGVLRAVKAALDPAGVCNPGKLGL
- a CDS encoding DEAD/DEAH box helicase is translated as MSELDAFAARYDFPLDGFQLTACAALEAGEGVLVAAPTGAGKTVVGEFAVHLALATGQKCFYTTPIKALSNQKYGDLLARHGARNVGLLTGDNAINGDAPVVVMTTEVLRNMLYASSDALRGLGYVVMDEVHYLSDRYRGAVWEEVIIHLPPSVRVVSLSATVSNAEEFADWLVTVRGHTRVVVEEHRPVPLWQHVLVGSRLYDLFEESGQQVNGALMRLARDERVTTEWGARRPHRGGHRPRHGNDVPSRVDVVEKLDREGLLPAITFIFSRAGCDAAVQQCLRGGLRLNSMEERERVREYVELRCTELPEEDLAVLGYWEWLEGLERGVAAHHAGLIPTFKECVEELFVRGLVKAVFATETLALGINMPARSVVLERLVKWNGETHADITPGEYTQLTGRAGRRGIDVEGHAVVLWQPGLDPLAVAGLASTRTYPLRSSFRPSYNMAVNLVGSVGRERARALLESSFAQFQADKAVVGLARQVARNEEALKGYEEAMTCHLGDFLEYSGLRQKLKDREATLARDSAAQRRIDAVRSLESLRIGDVVRVPSGRRAGLAVVLDPGLSTSEDPRPFVLLEDRQVKRLSTVEFSSPVQPLGRVKVPRNFNARSPQARRDLASSLRNLGLDANGERPRKPRAAAADDADIARIRRDLRAHPCHGCEEREDHARWAERWQKLRRDTETLRQKVRGRTNSIARTFDSVVALLESLGYVTGETVTPSGKQLAQVYNESDLLVVECLRSGVWDDLTPPELAACVSVLVYEARGQVDAAPKIPGGAVRETVAEMVRQWARLKAAEEDQRLDFLREPDLGFAWAAHRWAAGARLEAVLQESDLTAGDFVRWAKMLLDLLSQVADVAAENSPVRATARSAIGSLRRGVVAYSSVV